A single region of the Microlunatus panaciterrae genome encodes:
- a CDS encoding cobyrinic acid a,c-diamide synthase — MPRRVSLPGAAELFRSTHPSDRDQTGSDRTGDDRTGGERPKAPPQQHRPAEESPPRPAPSAAPAESPAPVSRAGRRGSGRVRHDEKITVYVSGDELLALEQARLTLRAEHGMAVDRGRIVREAIAAVIAELAERGSDSELVRRLSQS, encoded by the coding sequence GTGCCTCGTCGAGTGAGCCTGCCGGGTGCGGCCGAGCTCTTCCGCAGCACGCACCCGAGCGATCGGGACCAGACTGGCAGCGACCGGACGGGCGACGACAGAACCGGGGGCGAGAGGCCCAAGGCGCCGCCGCAGCAGCACAGGCCAGCGGAGGAGTCCCCGCCCCGACCGGCTCCGTCGGCAGCCCCGGCGGAGTCGCCGGCGCCTGTTTCCCGTGCCGGGCGACGAGGGTCCGGCCGGGTCCGGCACGACGAGAAGATCACGGTGTACGTCAGCGGCGACGAGCTGCTCGCACTCGAGCAGGCCAGGCTGACGCTGCGCGCCGAGCACGGGATGGCGGTGGATCGCGGCCGGATCGTCCGGGAGGCGATCGCGGCCGTGATCGCCGAGCTGGCCGAACGGGGCTCCGACTCCGAGCTGGTCCGCAGGCTGTCGCAGTCGTGA
- a CDS encoding segregation/condensation protein A encodes MTSLPTEPDSSGGKFQVHLANFEGPFDLLLQLISRHKMDITEVALSRVTDEFIAHIRAAGPQWDLEQTSQFVLVAATLLDLKAARLIPSGEVDDPEDLALLEARDLLFARLLQYRAFKQIAAFLAGTLESQGRRYPRTVGLEPQFAHLLPEVTITITLDRFAALAVKAMTPKEADVVSLAHLHAPTVSVREQAQIVVDRLRRARALTFRALTGDSPDRVTTVCRFLSLLELFREGAVAFEQLTPLGELTIRWTGADDGDLQISDEFDVAAGPGDDDTQAKPPGPDAASGDSAHPTSTGPASEENDVTSNQEDAGG; translated from the coding sequence GTGACGTCCCTGCCGACCGAGCCCGACTCGTCCGGTGGCAAGTTCCAGGTGCACCTCGCGAACTTCGAGGGCCCCTTCGACCTGCTGCTGCAGCTGATCTCGCGGCACAAGATGGACATCACCGAGGTGGCGCTCTCCCGGGTGACCGATGAGTTCATCGCCCACATCAGGGCCGCCGGACCGCAGTGGGATCTCGAGCAGACCAGCCAGTTCGTGCTGGTCGCGGCCACCCTGCTGGACCTCAAAGCCGCCCGGCTGATCCCGTCCGGCGAGGTGGACGACCCGGAGGACCTGGCCCTGCTGGAGGCGCGTGACCTACTGTTCGCCCGCCTGCTGCAGTACCGCGCCTTCAAGCAGATCGCCGCCTTCCTTGCCGGGACGCTGGAGTCGCAGGGGCGGCGGTACCCGCGGACCGTTGGACTCGAGCCGCAGTTCGCCCATCTGCTTCCCGAGGTGACCATCACCATCACCCTGGACAGGTTCGCTGCGCTTGCGGTCAAGGCGATGACGCCCAAGGAAGCGGACGTGGTGTCGCTGGCCCACCTGCACGCCCCGACAGTCTCGGTTCGCGAGCAGGCACAGATCGTGGTAGACCGGCTTCGCCGTGCCCGCGCACTCACCTTCCGGGCTCTGACCGGCGACTCGCCCGACCGGGTGACCACCGTCTGCCGGTTCCTGTCCCTGCTCGAGCTGTTCCGCGAAGGAGCGGTCGCGTTCGAGCAGCTCACCCCGCTCGGCGAGCTGACGATCCGCTGGACCGGCGCCGACGACGGCGACCTGCAGATCTCTGACGAGTTCGACGTCGCCGCCGGCCCCGGCGACGACGACACCCAGGCGAAGCCCCCCGGTCCCGACGCGGCCAGCGGGGACTCCGCCCACCCGACCTCGACCGGCCCTGCCTCGGAGGAGAACGACGTGACATCGAACCAGGAGGACGCCGGTGGCTGA
- a CDS encoding ParA family protein: MFPGFHAGSAASPPAATAGSTGPELGPTGRPWPDIPEPTPVSGHGPAMIVAMCNQKGGVGKTTTTINLGAALVETGRKVLLVDFDPQGSLSVGLGVNPHTLELSIYNLLLGRDTDIDDVIAETNVEGLDILPSNIDLSAAEVQLVSEVAREQTLLRVLERIRDRYDVILIDCAPSLGLLTVNALTAADKVIMPLECEFFALRGIALLTDTISKVQDRLNPQLEILGILGTMYDPRTLHSREVLERVVQAFGETVFHTVIRRTVKFPETTVAGEPITTYATSSPGAAAYRSLAREVLARCLVE, translated from the coding sequence CTGTTCCCCGGTTTCCACGCCGGCTCTGCGGCGTCGCCGCCTGCCGCGACCGCCGGGTCGACCGGACCGGAACTCGGCCCGACCGGGCGGCCCTGGCCGGACATCCCCGAACCGACACCGGTCTCGGGGCATGGTCCAGCGATGATCGTGGCGATGTGCAACCAGAAGGGCGGCGTCGGCAAGACGACCACCACCATCAACCTTGGCGCTGCGCTGGTGGAGACCGGCCGCAAGGTGCTGCTGGTCGACTTCGACCCGCAGGGTTCGCTGTCGGTGGGTCTCGGTGTCAACCCGCACACGCTGGAGCTGAGCATCTACAACCTGCTGCTCGGCCGGGACACCGATATCGACGACGTCATCGCCGAGACCAACGTCGAGGGGCTCGACATTCTGCCGAGCAACATCGACCTGTCCGCAGCCGAGGTGCAGCTGGTCTCCGAGGTCGCCCGTGAGCAGACCCTGCTGCGGGTGCTGGAGCGGATCAGGGACCGCTACGACGTCATCCTGATCGACTGCGCCCCGTCGCTCGGCCTGCTGACGGTGAACGCGCTGACGGCGGCCGACAAGGTGATCATGCCGCTGGAGTGCGAGTTCTTCGCCCTCCGCGGCATCGCGCTGCTGACCGACACCATCTCCAAGGTGCAGGACCGGCTCAACCCGCAGCTGGAGATCCTGGGCATCCTCGGGACCATGTACGACCCCCGCACGCTGCACAGCCGCGAGGTGCTGGAACGAGTGGTGCAGGCGTTCGGCGAGACCGTCTTCCACACCGTCATCCGGCGTACGGTGAAGTTCCCCGAGACGACGGTGGCCGGTGAGCCGATCACCACCTACGCCACCAGCTCGCCGGGCGCCGCGGCCTACCGTTCCCTGGCGCGTGAGGTGCTGGCACGGTGCCTCGTCGAGTGA
- a CDS encoding CTP synthase, with protein MGPLAKATKHVFVTGGVASSLGKGLTASSLGTLLIARGLRVTMQKLDPYLNVDPGTMNPFQHGEVFVTEDGAETDLDIGHYERFLDVNLAAHANVTTGKVYSSVIAKERRGDYLGDTVQVIPHITNEIKELMLGMGGPDIDVVIHEIGGTVGDIESLPFLEAARQVRHDVGRSNVFFLHVSLVPYIGPSGELKTKPTQHSVAALRQVGIQPDAVVCRADREIPDSVKRKISLMCDVDEEAVVAAIDAPSIYDIPKVVHTEGLDAYLVRRLDLPFRDVDWTRWNDLLDRVHNPDEEVTIALVGKYIDLPDAYLSVVEALRAGGFANRARVHVRWVPSDACETPEGAAHELHEVDGICIPGGFGIRGVEGKVEAVRYARENDIPILGLCLGLQCMVIDVARHLAGLPDADSSEFTPSTADPVIATMAEQVAIVSGEGDLGGSMRLGAYPADLLPGSVVAKLYGQTQVSERHRHRYEVNNSYRERLEEAGLVISGTSPDSTLVEFIELPTEVHPFFVATQAHPELKSRPTRPHPLFVGLVEAALERKLSARLPGVDRR; from the coding sequence GTGGGACCTCTTGCAAAAGCTACCAAGCATGTCTTCGTCACCGGAGGCGTCGCCTCCTCGCTCGGCAAGGGGTTGACCGCCTCCAGCCTCGGCACCCTGCTGATCGCCCGGGGACTCAGAGTCACCATGCAGAAGCTGGATCCGTACCTCAACGTCGACCCGGGCACGATGAACCCGTTCCAGCACGGCGAGGTGTTCGTCACCGAGGACGGGGCCGAGACCGACCTCGACATCGGCCACTACGAACGCTTCCTGGACGTGAACCTGGCCGCCCACGCCAATGTGACGACCGGCAAGGTGTACTCGTCGGTGATCGCCAAGGAGCGTCGCGGTGACTATCTGGGCGACACGGTCCAGGTCATCCCGCACATCACCAACGAGATCAAGGAACTGATGCTGGGCATGGGCGGGCCCGACATCGACGTGGTCATCCACGAGATCGGCGGCACCGTCGGCGACATCGAGTCGCTGCCGTTCCTGGAGGCGGCGCGCCAGGTGCGCCACGACGTCGGCCGGAGCAACGTCTTCTTCCTGCATGTCTCACTGGTGCCGTACATCGGTCCGAGCGGCGAGCTCAAGACCAAGCCGACGCAGCACTCGGTGGCGGCGCTGCGCCAGGTCGGCATCCAGCCCGATGCGGTGGTCTGCCGCGCCGACCGCGAGATTCCTGACTCGGTGAAGCGGAAGATCTCGCTGATGTGCGATGTCGACGAGGAGGCGGTGGTGGCCGCCATCGACGCGCCGAGCATCTACGACATCCCGAAGGTGGTGCACACCGAGGGACTGGACGCCTATCTGGTGCGGCGGCTGGACCTGCCGTTCCGCGACGTCGACTGGACCCGCTGGAACGACCTGCTGGACCGGGTGCACAACCCGGACGAGGAGGTGACCATCGCCCTGGTCGGCAAGTACATCGACCTGCCGGACGCCTATCTGTCGGTCGTCGAGGCCCTGCGCGCCGGCGGGTTCGCCAACCGCGCCCGGGTCCACGTGCGCTGGGTGCCGTCGGACGCCTGCGAGACTCCGGAGGGCGCGGCGCACGAGCTGCACGAGGTGGACGGCATCTGCATCCCGGGAGGATTCGGCATCCGGGGTGTGGAGGGCAAGGTCGAGGCGGTGCGGTATGCCCGGGAGAACGACATCCCCATTCTCGGACTCTGCCTCGGTCTGCAGTGCATGGTGATCGACGTCGCACGGCACCTGGCCGGGCTGCCCGACGCGGACTCGTCGGAGTTCACTCCCAGCACCGCTGACCCGGTGATCGCCACCATGGCGGAGCAGGTCGCGATCGTCTCCGGCGAGGGCGACCTGGGTGGCTCGATGCGGCTGGGGGCCTACCCGGCCGACCTGCTGCCCGGCTCTGTGGTGGCCAAGCTGTACGGCCAGACCCAGGTCAGCGAGCGGCACCGGCACCGCTACGAGGTCAACAACAGCTATCGGGAACGCCTCGAGGAGGCTGGGCTGGTGATCAGCGGCACGTCGCCCGACTCCACCCTGGTGGAGTTCATCGAGCTGCCGACCGAGGTGCACCCGTTCTTCGTCGCCACCCAGGCCCACCCGGAGCTCAAGTCGCGCCCGACCCGGCCGCACCCGCTGTTCGTCGGGCTCGTCGAGGCGGCGCTCGAGCGGAAGCTGTCGGCCCGGCTGCCCGGCGTGGACCGGCGCTGA
- a CDS encoding copper transporter produces MINFRYHIVSLVAVFMALAIGIVVGATILGDRINEGIVAQAAQDRKELQLQRAEVLRLNDLLKYQNDYAEKVAKPISDQLLRDQTVAIVTMPGAPRSVVNSVSAAVTDAGGVVTATAEVRSNTFDPDRAADTDAVVKAFADRVTFQPNDTTATKVGRLIARALLAHEPLTRDPVADDIIKGLADGKLVSTNTDGNLRARVVVVVTAPALDPRPEAEVLAAHVQLEVALKGETAGAVAAVVAGPNSEDVEGTDVASVRADAIATEALSTVDVADLPSGVTTVVLAAKEQLLGRQGHYGAAPSRDDVAPKIPVQ; encoded by the coding sequence TTGATCAACTTTCGCTATCACATCGTCTCGCTGGTGGCGGTGTTCATGGCCCTGGCGATCGGGATCGTGGTCGGCGCAACCATCCTGGGTGACCGGATCAACGAGGGGATCGTGGCTCAGGCGGCGCAGGACCGCAAGGAGCTGCAGCTCCAACGTGCCGAGGTGCTTCGGCTGAACGACCTGCTGAAATACCAGAACGACTACGCCGAGAAGGTGGCCAAGCCGATCAGCGACCAGCTGCTGCGCGACCAGACGGTCGCCATCGTGACCATGCCGGGAGCGCCTCGGTCGGTGGTCAACTCGGTCTCTGCCGCAGTCACCGATGCCGGTGGCGTGGTGACAGCCACAGCCGAGGTGCGAAGCAACACCTTCGACCCCGACCGCGCCGCGGACACCGATGCGGTCGTGAAGGCGTTCGCTGACCGGGTGACGTTCCAGCCGAACGATACGACGGCCACGAAGGTCGGCCGACTGATCGCCCGTGCCCTGCTGGCCCATGAGCCACTCACCCGCGACCCGGTGGCCGACGACATCATCAAGGGGCTGGCCGACGGCAAGCTGGTCTCCACCAACACCGACGGCAACCTGCGGGCACGGGTGGTAGTGGTCGTCACCGCGCCGGCCCTGGATCCTCGGCCGGAGGCGGAGGTGCTGGCGGCGCACGTCCAGCTCGAGGTTGCTCTGAAGGGTGAGACCGCCGGTGCCGTGGCAGCGGTGGTGGCCGGACCCAACAGCGAGGATGTGGAGGGGACCGACGTGGCCAGCGTCCGGGCTGACGCCATCGCCACCGAGGCGCTCAGCACCGTCGACGTCGCCGACCTGCCCAGCGGCGTGACCACTGTGGTGCTGGCGGCCAAGGAGCAGCTGCTGGGTCGGCAGGGCCACTACGGGGCGGCGCCCAGCCGTGACGACGTCGCACCCAAGATCCCGGTGCAGTGA
- a CDS encoding glycosyltransferase, translating into MTLDIALVLSASTGGIGRHAASLAVRFVAAGHRVCIFCPTETMRAHELADTGARLLPLRGLRLARRADVVHAHGYKAGALAAVPTRLGGPPLVVTWHNAILGRGRSALLGRALQRLTARAADLTLGASSDLVETALDLGARQARLGPVAAPLLPPAVKEPTRLRADLGLEAGELLVLTVSRLAPQKNLGLLLDVARRLRSRQDLRFLVVGDGPLRDSLASRIAADHSRVTLLGRRDDIADLLTAADLALLTSWWEARALVAQEALQFGVPLVSTRVGGIEELVGDAAVLVRPDDAAQAAAAVAELADDPARRAQLAAAGRVRAAGWPDEDDVAADVLAAYAEVLDGSTSGR; encoded by the coding sequence GTGACGCTCGACATCGCGCTGGTGCTGAGTGCCAGCACCGGCGGCATCGGCCGGCACGCGGCGAGCCTCGCCGTGCGGTTCGTGGCCGCCGGACACCGGGTCTGCATCTTCTGTCCGACGGAGACCATGCGTGCCCATGAGCTGGCCGACACGGGCGCCCGGCTGTTGCCGCTCCGCGGCCTGCGACTGGCGCGCCGGGCCGACGTGGTCCACGCCCACGGCTACAAGGCCGGCGCCCTGGCGGCAGTGCCGACGCGCCTCGGTGGCCCACCCCTGGTGGTCACCTGGCACAACGCGATCCTCGGCCGCGGCCGGTCCGCTCTGCTCGGCCGGGCCCTGCAGCGGCTGACGGCGCGGGCAGCCGACCTGACCCTCGGCGCCAGCAGCGACCTGGTGGAGACCGCGCTGGACCTCGGTGCCCGGCAGGCCCGGCTGGGCCCGGTGGCGGCCCCACTGCTGCCACCGGCCGTCAAGGAGCCGACACGGCTGCGGGCCGACCTCGGGCTCGAAGCGGGAGAGCTGCTGGTCCTCACCGTCAGCCGGTTGGCGCCACAGAAGAACCTGGGCCTGCTGCTGGACGTCGCCCGGCGGCTGCGCTCCCGCCAGGACCTTCGGTTCCTGGTCGTCGGCGACGGCCCGCTGCGCGACTCCCTGGCCAGCCGGATCGCGGCCGACCACAGCAGGGTGACCCTGTTGGGACGACGGGACGATATCGCCGATCTGCTGACAGCCGCGGACCTGGCCCTGCTGACCTCGTGGTGGGAGGCCCGCGCCCTGGTGGCCCAGGAGGCGCTGCAGTTCGGCGTACCCCTGGTCAGCACCCGGGTCGGCGGCATCGAGGAGCTGGTCGGCGACGCCGCTGTGCTGGTCCGACCCGACGACGCCGCCCAGGCGGCGGCGGCGGTCGCGGAGCTCGCCGACGATCCGGCCCGACGGGCGCAGCTGGCAGCGGCCGGGCGGGTTCGGGCAGCCGGCTGGCCGGACGAGGACGACGTGGCAGCCGACGTGCTGGCGGCCTACGCCGAGGTGTTGGACGGGTCGACCTCGGGTCGTTGA
- the murJ gene encoding lipid II flippase MurJ yields the protein MKAGGLGSVVLSVAALTLASRVVGFGRWLIFSKTVGDTCLGDVYNAANQLPNVLFEVVAGGVLAGVVIPVVARHVGARRNDATAATVSALLTWTLLVLTPAALAAFLGADLYARTFVSAGCGGGVDLGARLLTVFVPQIWLYGLAVVSAGILQAHQRFLAAAAAPLASSVVVISSYLIFAQLAGPAALDDLRRLGPTAVAVLGWGTTAGVAVLALMTLVPLARLGIMIRPRLRFAPGDTKVITRIGLASVAGLITQQVCVLLIIWTAKQTMDPGAVTRTTWANAIYLLPFAVLVAPMLQLAFPRLSAAAETGPPAVLAVLVRVAPAVVVLASLGGALLVATSVPVARVFVLGPGSGRTGALAFPIMATAPAVLGFGMLGLASRTLLAQHLARSAGMTTVAGWGATILAVLLVHLTLPSAWVVTGISAAMSVGMVTGGLVGWLLLIRAGSASEPAPRNGPSSGLLRSLAVAVPAALVSGVGVWFLSRGLADAGGLAAVLGAVGCALGCAALFISVVHLLDRRLLPGIVRMLRTDRVARAGGET from the coding sequence GTGAAGGCCGGAGGTCTCGGCTCAGTCGTGCTCAGCGTCGCGGCGCTGACCCTGGCCAGCCGGGTGGTGGGGTTCGGCCGCTGGCTGATCTTCTCCAAGACCGTCGGCGACACCTGCCTCGGTGACGTGTACAACGCCGCCAACCAGCTGCCCAACGTGCTGTTCGAGGTGGTGGCCGGCGGTGTGCTGGCCGGAGTGGTGATCCCGGTGGTCGCCCGGCACGTCGGGGCGCGCCGCAACGACGCCACTGCAGCCACCGTCTCAGCCCTGCTCACCTGGACGCTGCTGGTGCTGACCCCAGCCGCCCTGGCGGCCTTCCTCGGTGCCGATCTCTACGCCCGGACCTTCGTCTCCGCCGGCTGCGGTGGTGGCGTCGACCTGGGTGCGCGCCTGTTGACCGTGTTCGTCCCGCAGATCTGGCTCTACGGCCTGGCCGTGGTCAGCGCCGGCATCCTGCAGGCGCACCAGCGTTTCCTGGCTGCCGCCGCCGCGCCACTCGCCTCCAGCGTGGTGGTGATCAGCAGCTATCTGATCTTCGCCCAGCTGGCCGGCCCGGCGGCCCTGGATGATCTCCGAAGGCTGGGCCCGACAGCTGTTGCGGTGCTGGGGTGGGGGACCACCGCCGGGGTTGCGGTGCTTGCGCTGATGACGTTGGTCCCGCTGGCGCGGCTGGGGATCATGATCCGTCCCCGACTGCGGTTCGCGCCCGGCGACACGAAGGTGATCACCCGGATCGGGCTGGCCAGTGTGGCCGGTCTCATCACCCAGCAGGTCTGCGTGCTGCTGATCATCTGGACGGCGAAGCAGACGATGGACCCCGGGGCGGTGACCCGGACGACCTGGGCCAACGCCATCTATCTGCTGCCGTTCGCTGTGCTGGTCGCTCCCATGTTGCAGCTGGCCTTTCCCAGGCTCAGTGCGGCTGCCGAGACCGGACCGCCCGCCGTGCTGGCCGTGCTGGTGAGGGTCGCCCCTGCCGTCGTCGTCCTGGCCAGCCTGGGCGGGGCACTGCTGGTGGCGACGTCGGTGCCGGTGGCTCGCGTCTTCGTCCTCGGCCCCGGATCGGGCCGGACCGGGGCGCTGGCGTTCCCGATCATGGCCACGGCCCCCGCCGTGCTCGGCTTCGGAATGCTCGGGCTCGCGTCCCGCACGCTGCTGGCCCAGCACCTGGCGCGATCGGCCGGGATGACGACCGTGGCCGGCTGGGGCGCCACGATACTGGCCGTGTTGCTGGTCCACCTGACGCTGCCGAGCGCGTGGGTGGTGACGGGCATCAGCGCCGCAATGTCGGTGGGGATGGTCACCGGCGGCCTGGTGGGCTGGCTGCTGCTGATCAGGGCAGGCAGCGCCTCGGAGCCGGCGCCGAGGAACGGCCCGAGCTCAGGCTTGCTGCGTTCCTTGGCCGTCGCGGTGCCCGCGGCGCTGGTCTCCGGGGTCGGTGTCTGGTTCCTGTCCCGCGGGTTGGCCGACGCCGGCGGCTTGGCCGCGGTGCTGGGTGCCGTCGGCTGCGCACTGGGCTGTGCCGCCCTGTTCATCTCGGTGGTCCACCTGCTCGACCGCCGGCTGCTGCCCGGCATCGTACGGATGCTGCGGACCGACCGGGTCGCCCGAGCGGGAGGAGAGACGTGA
- a CDS encoding NUDIX domain-containing protein has product MIILSRADLVDAATAWQVQSTDVLAEGQVTTYIEDAVLTPDGERMRRQYLRHPGAVGVIALDEDDRVALVRQYRHPVRHRLIEPPAGLLDVDGEDYLVGARRELAEEVDLGATDWRVLVDIFTSPGMAAESLRIYLARGLHAADAPEDFSRNHEEAHMDTVWASLDDLVDAVLAGDLHNPVLVMGILAAAVARSRGGFDTLRPADAPWPAREDLLRSLP; this is encoded by the coding sequence ATGATCATTCTGAGCCGGGCTGACCTGGTCGACGCCGCGACCGCCTGGCAGGTCCAGTCCACCGACGTACTGGCCGAGGGCCAGGTCACCACCTACATCGAGGATGCGGTGCTGACGCCGGACGGCGAGCGGATGCGACGGCAGTATCTGCGTCATCCGGGTGCCGTCGGGGTGATCGCCCTGGACGAGGACGACCGGGTGGCATTGGTCCGGCAGTACCGGCACCCGGTCCGGCACCGGCTGATCGAGCCACCGGCCGGGCTGCTGGACGTGGACGGTGAGGACTACCTCGTCGGGGCCAGGCGGGAGCTGGCGGAGGAGGTCGACCTCGGCGCCACCGACTGGCGGGTGCTGGTGGACATCTTCACCTCCCCCGGGATGGCTGCCGAGTCGCTGCGGATCTACCTCGCCCGCGGCCTGCACGCCGCCGACGCTCCGGAGGACTTCAGCCGGAACCACGAGGAGGCGCACATGGACACGGTCTGGGCGTCCCTGGACGACCTCGTTGACGCCGTGCTCGCCGGCGACCTGCACAATCCGGTGCTGGTGATGGGCATCCTGGCCGCGGCAGTCGCGCGCAGTCGAGGCGGCTTCGACACCCTCCGCCCCGCCGACGCCCCCTGGCCCGCCCGCGAGGACCTCCTCCGTTCACTGCCCTGA
- the xerD gene encoding site-specific tyrosine recombinase XerD yields MTTLTTLIGAYLDHLTVERGVSRHTSSAYRRDLHRYAEWVAERGIQDVDQVTPNLISDYAMSLAEPGEDRPALARTSIARAVVAVRSLHRFAVEEGLATDDPARTVQPPKPGQRLPKALSLDQIQRMLNAVGTDTPLGTRDLALLELLYGTGARISEVVELDVDDVSRLVAAAAEDHVGLRLFGKGSKERIVPLGSYARRALEAYLVRARPVLAAAGRGTPALFLNARGGRLSRQSAWSVLKSVAERAGIEATVSPHTLRHSFATHLLDGGADVRVVQELLGHASVTTTQIYTLVTVDHLREVYLTSHPRAY; encoded by the coding sequence GTGACCACCCTGACCACCCTGATCGGCGCCTACCTCGACCACCTGACGGTCGAGCGGGGGGTGTCCCGGCACACCTCCAGCGCCTATCGCCGCGACCTGCACAGATATGCCGAGTGGGTGGCCGAGCGTGGCATCCAGGACGTCGACCAGGTCACCCCCAATCTGATCTCCGACTATGCGATGAGTCTCGCCGAGCCGGGGGAGGACCGACCGGCGCTGGCTCGGACCAGCATCGCGCGAGCCGTCGTCGCCGTCCGCAGCCTGCACCGGTTCGCCGTCGAGGAGGGGCTGGCGACCGACGACCCTGCCCGGACGGTGCAGCCGCCCAAGCCCGGCCAGCGGCTGCCGAAGGCCCTCAGCCTCGACCAGATCCAGCGGATGCTGAATGCGGTCGGCACTGACACCCCGCTCGGTACCCGTGACCTGGCCCTGCTCGAGCTGCTGTACGGGACCGGAGCGCGCATCTCCGAGGTGGTCGAGCTGGACGTCGACGACGTGTCCCGGTTGGTCGCGGCCGCTGCCGAGGACCACGTCGGGCTGCGGCTGTTCGGCAAGGGGAGCAAGGAACGGATCGTGCCGCTGGGCTCCTACGCCCGCCGGGCGCTGGAGGCCTACCTCGTCCGGGCTCGCCCGGTCCTCGCCGCGGCCGGCCGCGGCACGCCGGCGCTGTTCCTGAACGCCCGCGGCGGCCGGCTCTCACGGCAGAGCGCCTGGAGCGTGCTGAAGAGCGTCGCTGAGCGGGCCGGCATCGAGGCCACCGTGTCGCCGCACACCCTGCGACACTCGTTTGCCACCCATCTGCTGGACGGCGGCGCCGATGTCAGGGTGGTGCAGGAGCTACTCGGCCACGCCTCCGTGACCACGACGCAGATCTACACCCTGGTCACGGTGGACCATTTGCGCGAGGTCTATCTCACTTCTCACCCACGTGCGTACTAG
- the ald gene encoding alanine dehydrogenase, giving the protein MLVGVPTEVKNSEYRVALTPSGAQELTRAGHRVIVQSGAGVGSSISDEEYAAAGAAIVDDHEAVWGDAELILKVKEPIEIEYERMRPGQVLFTYLHLAASRECTKALLDRRVTGIAYETVQLSDGSLPLLAPMSEVAGRLAPQAGAYHLMRQGGGRGVLLGGVSGVYAAKVVVLGAGVAGMNAAAIALGMQAEVLLLDTNIDKLRQADRIYQGHLQTVASTSLEIERAVLDADLVIGSVLVPGARAPMLISNELVRRMRPGSVLVDVAIDQGGCFEDSRPTTHAEPTFLVHGSVFYCVANMPGAVPNTSTHALTNVTLPYALALADHGWQQACRANPALAMGVNTHDGQVTYAPVATAHDLPQTRLSEILS; this is encoded by the coding sequence ATGCTGGTGGGAGTGCCGACCGAGGTCAAGAACAGCGAGTACCGGGTCGCCCTCACGCCGTCGGGCGCGCAGGAGCTCACCCGTGCCGGGCATCGGGTGATCGTCCAGTCCGGCGCCGGAGTGGGTTCCTCGATCTCCGACGAGGAATACGCCGCGGCCGGCGCAGCTATCGTCGATGATCATGAAGCGGTGTGGGGCGATGCCGAGTTGATCTTGAAGGTGAAGGAGCCGATCGAGATCGAGTACGAGCGGATGCGCCCAGGGCAGGTGCTGTTCACCTACCTGCACCTGGCGGCCAGCCGGGAGTGCACCAAGGCTCTGCTGGACCGCCGCGTCACCGGGATCGCCTACGAGACGGTGCAGCTGAGCGACGGGTCGCTGCCGTTGCTGGCACCGATGAGCGAAGTGGCGGGCCGGCTCGCCCCGCAGGCCGGTGCCTACCACCTGATGCGCCAGGGCGGCGGTCGCGGCGTACTGCTGGGTGGGGTCTCCGGGGTGTACGCGGCCAAGGTGGTCGTGCTGGGGGCGGGCGTGGCCGGCATGAACGCGGCCGCAATCGCCCTCGGCATGCAGGCCGAGGTGCTGCTGCTGGACACCAACATCGACAAGCTGCGACAGGCGGACCGGATCTATCAGGGCCACCTGCAGACCGTCGCCTCTACCAGCCTGGAGATCGAGCGGGCGGTGCTGGACGCCGACCTGGTGATCGGCTCGGTGCTGGTGCCCGGAGCCCGGGCGCCGATGCTGATCAGCAACGAGCTGGTGAGGCGGATGCGCCCCGGCAGTGTGCTGGTCGACGTCGCCATCGACCAGGGTGGCTGTTTCGAGGACTCCCGGCCCACCACCCATGCCGAGCCGACGTTCCTCGTGCACGGGTCGGTCTTCTACTGCGTCGCCAACATGCCCGGGGCGGTGCCGAACACCTCCACCCATGCCCTGACCAATGTCACCCTCCCGTACGCCCTGGCCCTGGCCGACCACGGCTGGCAGCAGGCCTGCCGCGCCAACCCGGCGCTGGCGATGGGCGTGAACACCCACGACGGCCAGGTCACCTACGCTCCGGTGGCGACGGCCCATGACCTGCCGCAGACCAGGCTGAGTGAGATCCTGTCCTGA